Proteins co-encoded in one Brassica rapa cultivar Chiifu-401-42 chromosome A02, CAAS_Brap_v3.01, whole genome shotgun sequence genomic window:
- the LOC103853081 gene encoding indole glucosinolate O-methyltransferase 4 — protein MSNHLQVPCPKPVSTKEDQEVDEKMISLHAESILNTIAFPMVLKAALELGVIDTLAAAGNGTWKSPSEITANLPIKPKNPEAPNLLDRMLRLLVSHSILKCRVIETGGTGNTERVYAAEPVCKFFLKDSDGSGSLASLFLLFHTQVHFNTWDNLKDVILDGKDAFISAQGMPLFEYISSDQQFSEVFHRAMSESATMVMKKVLEVYRGFEDVNTLVDVGGATGTILGLITSKHPHIKGINFDLAQVLTNAPSYPGVEHVSGDMFVEVPKGDAVFMKWILHDWTDEHCIKLLKNCWMSLPEKGKVILVEMITPVEPKRDDFFSNIVFAMDLLMLTQCSNGKERSLSQFQNLAFASGFLRCEVICHSYSYSVIEFHK, from the exons ATGTCAAACCATCTTCAAGTGCCCTGCCCTAAACCGGTTTCAACCAAAGAAGACCAGGAAGTCGACGAGAAAATGATTAGCTTGCACGCTGAGAGCATCCTGAACACTATAGCTTTCCCCATGGTCCTCAAAGCTGCCTTGGAGCTCGGCGTCATCGACACCCTCGCTGCTGCAGGCAACGGTACATGGAAATCACCGTCTGAGATAACGGCTAATCTCCCAATCAAACCCAAGAACCCGGAGGCGCCTAATTTGCTAGACCGGATGCTGCGATTACTCGTAAGCCACTCGATCTTGAAATGCCGTGTCATTGAAACCGGTGGAACCGGAAACACCGAGAGGGTATATGCAGCCGAACCGGTTTGCAAATTTTTCTTGAAAGATAGTGATGGTTCTGGTTCTCTTGCGTCTCTGTTCTTGTTGTTCCATACCCAAGTCCATTTCAATACTTG GGACAATCTTAAAGATGTAATACTAGATGGAAAGGATGCATTCATCTCAGCACAAGGCATGCCACTTTTTGAATACATTAGTTCGGACCAACAATTCTCTGAGGTGTTTCACCGGGCCATGTCAGAATCTGCCACAATGGTGATGAAGAAGGTTCTAGAGGTTTACAGAGGATTTGAAGATGTTAACACTTTGGTTGATGTAGGAGGAGCAACTGGCACCATATTAGGTTTAATCACTTCCAAGCATCCTCATATCAAGGGTATTAATTTTGACTTAGCCCAAGTTTTAACCAATGCTCCATCTTATCCAG GAGTTGAGCATGTCTCCGGAGACATGTTTGTAGAGGTTCCAAAGGGAGATGCCGTCTTTATGAAA TGGATACTACATGATTGGACGGACGAACATTGTATAAAGCTTCTGAAAAATTGTTGGATGAGTCTTCCAGAAAAAGGAAAAGTGATCCTTGTAGAGATGATTACACCAGTAGAACCAAAGCGTGACGACTTTTTCTCAAACATCGTGTTTGCCATGGACTTGTTGATGTTAACACAATGCTCAAATGGTAAAGAAAGATCTCTTTCTCAGTTTCAGAATTTAGCATTTGCTTCAGGGTTTCTACGATGTGAAGTTATTTGTCATTCCTATTCCTATTCTGTAATTGAATTCCATAAGTAG